Proteins co-encoded in one Bacillus sp. FSL H8-0547 genomic window:
- a CDS encoding sugar ABC transporter permease, producing MKQGKITPYLFLLPGCVILGAFIFYPMLQAIWLSFTNYNMVTEAEFIGTENYQNLFEDELFWKVLGQTLLYLVIVVPALVILPIFIAILVNQQIRGIAFFRSAYYIPVVTSMVVVGITWKWVYADQGVLNYFLESLGIIGEPVHWLTSTSTSIFAVMAVTVWKGLGYYMVIYLAGLQAIPGDLYEAADIDGASKWKQILHITIPLLMPSIMIVTIMSSISAMKVFEEIYVMTGGGPLNSTKTLVFYIYQEAFENLKMGYASAGGVILFLITLVFSILNIKFMNKRETAMRG from the coding sequence ATGAAGCAAGGGAAAATAACACCGTATCTGTTCCTGCTTCCGGGCTGCGTCATTCTTGGAGCATTCATTTTTTATCCGATGCTGCAGGCAATCTGGCTCAGCTTCACCAACTACAACATGGTGACAGAGGCGGAATTTATCGGAACGGAAAATTATCAGAATTTGTTTGAAGATGAGCTGTTTTGGAAGGTGCTCGGGCAGACGCTGCTTTATTTGGTCATAGTGGTTCCCGCACTTGTCATCCTTCCTATTTTTATTGCGATTCTTGTAAACCAGCAGATCAGGGGAATTGCTTTTTTCAGGTCCGCCTATTACATACCTGTTGTTACATCAATGGTCGTTGTCGGGATTACATGGAAATGGGTGTACGCAGATCAGGGTGTGCTGAATTATTTTCTTGAATCACTTGGGATTATCGGAGAACCGGTACACTGGCTTACTTCAACCTCAACCTCAATATTTGCAGTTATGGCGGTAACAGTCTGGAAGGGCCTTGGCTATTATATGGTTATTTATTTGGCGGGACTGCAGGCCATTCCTGGAGATCTCTATGAGGCGGCCGACATCGACGGTGCAAGCAAGTGGAAGCAGATTCTCCATATTACGATTCCGCTGTTAATGCCGTCCATTATGATCGTGACGATTATGTCTTCCATTTCAGCGATGAAGGTGTTTGAAGAGATTTATGTCATGACAGGCGGCGGACCTCTGAACAGTACAAAAACGCTGGTTTTCTATATTTACCAAGAAGCATTTGAGAATTTAAAGATGGGATATGCGAGTGCCGGGGGAGTCATTTTATTCCTGATTACACTTGTCTTTTCAATCTTGAATATCAAGTTCATGAATAAACGCGAAACGGCGATGAGGGGGTGA